One genomic segment of Arthrobacter sp. JZ12 includes these proteins:
- a CDS encoding bifunctional o-acetylhomoserine/o-acetylserine sulfhydrylase, which yields MSNGWSFETRQIHVGQEPDAATGARALPIYQTTSFVFPTAESAANRFALAEIAPIYTRIGNPTQDAVEQRIASLEGGLAALLLSSGQAAETFAILNIAESGDHIVASPSLYGGTYNLFAHTLKKFGISVTFVEDPDNLDQWRDAVQPNTKLFFAEAVSNPRQDVLDIEGVSRTAHDAGVPLIVDNTLSTPYLIRPLEWGADIVVHSATKYLGGHGAAIAGVIVDSGKFDFGADPERFPGFNTPDPTYNGLVYARDLGEGGALGANLSYILKARVQLLRDLGSAVSPFNAFLIAQGLETLSLRVERHVENAEKVARWLEDRDDVVAVAYAGLPSSPWYERGRKYGPKGTGAIVAFDLAGGAEAGKRFVDALELHSHVANIGDVRSLVIHPASTTHSQLSAEQQAVAGVRPGLVRLSVGLEHIDDILADLENGFRAAKEA from the coding sequence ATGTCCAACGGTTGGTCCTTTGAAACCCGTCAGATCCACGTAGGCCAGGAGCCCGACGCCGCCACCGGCGCACGCGCCCTGCCCATCTACCAGACCACGTCGTTCGTCTTCCCGACCGCCGAGAGCGCCGCGAACCGCTTCGCGCTCGCCGAGATCGCGCCGATCTACACCCGCATCGGCAACCCGACCCAGGACGCGGTCGAGCAGCGGATCGCCAGCCTGGAGGGCGGCCTGGCTGCCCTGCTGCTCAGCTCGGGGCAGGCGGCTGAAACCTTCGCGATCCTGAACATCGCCGAGTCCGGTGACCACATCGTCGCCAGCCCCAGCCTCTACGGCGGCACGTACAACCTCTTCGCGCACACGCTGAAGAAGTTCGGCATCTCCGTCACCTTCGTCGAGGATCCCGACAACCTCGACCAGTGGCGCGACGCCGTACAGCCCAACACCAAGCTCTTCTTCGCCGAGGCCGTTTCCAACCCGCGCCAGGACGTGCTGGACATTGAGGGCGTCTCCCGCACCGCGCACGACGCCGGCGTCCCCCTGATCGTCGACAACACCCTTTCGACGCCGTACCTCATCCGCCCGCTTGAGTGGGGCGCCGACATCGTGGTGCACTCGGCCACGAAGTACCTGGGCGGCCACGGCGCGGCGATCGCCGGAGTCATTGTCGATTCCGGGAAGTTCGACTTCGGCGCCGATCCTGAGCGCTTCCCCGGCTTCAACACGCCGGACCCCACCTACAACGGCCTGGTCTACGCCCGTGACCTGGGCGAGGGCGGCGCACTCGGCGCGAACCTGTCCTACATCCTCAAGGCGCGGGTCCAGCTCCTGCGCGACCTCGGCTCGGCGGTCTCGCCGTTCAACGCCTTCCTGATCGCCCAGGGCCTCGAGACCCTGAGCCTGCGCGTGGAGCGTCACGTTGAGAACGCGGAGAAGGTGGCGCGCTGGCTGGAGGACAGGGACGACGTCGTCGCCGTCGCTTACGCGGGGCTGCCCTCAAGCCCGTGGTACGAGCGCGGACGCAAGTACGGTCCCAAGGGGACCGGCGCCATCGTCGCCTTTGATCTGGCCGGTGGTGCCGAGGCGGGCAAGCGCTTCGTGGACGCGCTGGAACTGCACTCCCACGTGGCGAACATCGGCGACGTGCGCTCGCTGGTGATCCATCCGGCGTCGACCACGCATAGCCAGCTCTCAGCCGAGCAGCAGGCCGTGGCCGGCGTACGGCCGGGACTGGTCCGGCTGTCGGTGGGCCTGGAGCACATTGATGACATCCTGGCCGACCTCGAGAACGGCTTCCGGGCGGCGAAGGAAGCGTAA
- a CDS encoding heparan-alpha-glucosaminide N-acetyltransferase domain-containing protein, translating into MLGVDAARGVALVGLMIIHILSGTNDDDGPTVLWTIFAGHSAALFALLAGVSLAFISGGQHPVKGPALRATRWSVAVRAGLITALGLSIAYIDTPPSIILAYYGVMFMLAIPLLRLSAKSLAFLAAGLAVVGPLAVQALRDFLPEPGSDPTFTTLFTEPDVLFSQLLLTGEYPALPYMAYLCAGLALGRLDLSSRMVQIRVALTGLILTIASWLFSVVLLGPLGGMSRLLESSPEMSADIIDEMLIWGPEEYLPTTSLWWHAVVAPYSTTILEMVNTTGTSIAALGLILLLARLTTEPLMPLVAMGSMTLTLYSAHLIILATGFLEDQSDASLIVQIAVAALFASLWRRIHDHGPLESLIATATRRTRTRLSGKSSIAG; encoded by the coding sequence ATGCTCGGGGTCGATGCAGCACGCGGTGTCGCCTTGGTCGGGCTAATGATCATCCATATTCTCTCGGGCACAAATGACGACGACGGCCCGACTGTTTTGTGGACAATATTCGCCGGCCATTCGGCCGCCTTGTTCGCCCTGTTGGCGGGAGTGTCGCTCGCTTTTATCTCCGGAGGCCAGCACCCGGTGAAAGGCCCTGCGCTTAGGGCCACTCGATGGTCGGTCGCGGTCCGTGCCGGTCTCATCACAGCCCTGGGGCTCTCGATCGCTTACATCGATACGCCGCCGTCGATCATTCTGGCCTACTACGGCGTGATGTTTATGCTGGCGATCCCGTTGCTTCGACTCTCCGCCAAATCACTGGCTTTCCTTGCCGCGGGCCTGGCGGTGGTGGGCCCGCTCGCTGTGCAGGCTCTGCGGGACTTCTTGCCGGAACCTGGTTCCGATCCTACTTTCACAACACTTTTCACCGAACCCGATGTGCTCTTCAGTCAACTGCTCTTGACCGGTGAGTATCCTGCTCTGCCGTACATGGCTTACCTCTGCGCCGGGCTGGCCCTCGGTCGACTGGACCTCAGCTCCCGCATGGTACAGATCCGCGTGGCGTTGACCGGCCTGATTCTGACGATCGCCAGCTGGCTGTTTTCGGTCGTTCTCCTGGGTCCGCTCGGAGGGATGAGCCGTTTGCTGGAGTCGTCACCCGAAATGAGCGCCGACATCATCGACGAGATGCTGATCTGGGGGCCTGAAGAGTATCTGCCAACCACTTCATTGTGGTGGCACGCCGTCGTTGCGCCCTACTCGACCACAATCCTGGAAATGGTGAACACCACCGGCACATCCATCGCCGCACTAGGGTTGATACTGCTCCTCGCCCGCCTCACCACGGAGCCGCTGATGCCGCTGGTCGCTATGGGCAGCATGACGTTGACCCTCTACTCGGCACACCTCATCATCCTCGCAACCGGCTTCTTGGAAGACCAATCCGACGCTTCCCTCATCGTCCAGATCGCTGTCGCCGCCCTCTTCGCTTCTCTGTGGCGAAGAATCCACGATCACGGGCCGCTGGAGAGCCTCATCGCAACTGCAACAAGACGCACCCGCACTCGCCTGTCAGGGAAGTCTTCGATAGCCGGCTGA
- a CDS encoding GNAT family N-acetyltransferase: MMKIVAVPYDSPEVAALIEGLQSEYVRIYGSRDETPVDAAEFTPPRGTIAVGYVDDEPVAIGGWRLRDDGQAELKRMYVVEVHRGYGRSRAMLSWLEESAAAAGVRTMVLETNQQQPAALALYRSAAYQPVPGFGIYTDDPDSVYLGRDLRPQVPARAMVQSEDEVQQDHSDR, from the coding sequence ATGATGAAAATCGTCGCTGTCCCGTACGACTCTCCAGAAGTGGCTGCCCTTATCGAAGGCCTGCAGTCCGAGTACGTCCGCATCTACGGCTCACGCGATGAAACCCCCGTCGACGCCGCCGAATTCACGCCACCCCGCGGCACCATCGCGGTGGGCTATGTCGACGACGAACCCGTCGCCATCGGCGGCTGGCGCCTCCGCGACGACGGGCAGGCCGAGCTCAAGCGGATGTACGTCGTCGAGGTTCACCGCGGCTACGGCAGATCGCGCGCGATGCTCAGCTGGCTGGAGGAATCAGCAGCGGCAGCCGGCGTCCGGACCATGGTCCTCGAGACGAACCAGCAGCAACCCGCGGCTCTGGCGCTATACCGGTCGGCCGCATATCAACCTGTGCCCGGCTTCGGCATCTATACGGACGATCCGGACTCGGTCTACCTCGGACGCGACCTACGCCCCCAGGTACCGGCCCGGGCGATGGTTCAAAGCGAGGATGAGGTTCAGCAGGACCACTCCGACCGCTGA
- a CDS encoding PspC domain-containing protein, with translation MAGTLTRPRNGKVLAGVCAALAAGFGLPKWLVRLGFIIFGLVGVGELVYIILWIILPKANA, from the coding sequence ATGGCCGGCACACTGACACGTCCCCGTAACGGCAAAGTCCTCGCTGGAGTCTGTGCGGCGCTGGCCGCAGGGTTCGGATTGCCCAAGTGGCTCGTCCGGCTGGGCTTCATCATCTTTGGGCTGGTGGGAGTGGGCGAGCTCGTCTACATCATCCTGTGGATCATCCTGCCCAAGGCGAATGCTTGA
- a CDS encoding DUF72 domain-containing protein, which translates to MSEIRIGTSGWSYDHWNGVCYPHGTPPARRLDSYVARFDTVELNASFYRWPRDTTFAGWRRRLPHDFALSVKAPRGLTHAKKLYAPEVWIERIARCWHELGDRRAVLLVQLPPGTERDDARLDYFLSQLPWWIRVAVEFRHPSWHDDAVYALLERHQAAYTVMSGAGLPCVLRATAPFVYARLHGPDHGHLYAGSYSDADLGWWADRIREWHGSGKDVYVYFNNDGGGNAVRNAATLRSSVNR; encoded by the coding sequence GTGAGCGAAATCCGCATCGGCACCTCCGGCTGGAGCTACGACCACTGGAACGGCGTCTGCTACCCGCATGGCACTCCCCCGGCGCGGCGGCTCGATTCCTACGTGGCCCGCTTCGACACGGTGGAGCTCAACGCCAGCTTCTACCGCTGGCCGCGGGATACGACGTTCGCCGGGTGGCGCCGTCGTCTTCCCCATGATTTTGCCCTGTCGGTGAAGGCACCCCGCGGGCTGACCCACGCGAAGAAGCTGTACGCGCCGGAGGTGTGGATCGAGCGGATCGCCCGCTGCTGGCACGAGCTGGGCGACCGCCGCGCCGTCCTGCTCGTCCAGCTTCCGCCGGGGACGGAGCGCGACGACGCCCGCCTGGACTACTTCCTGTCCCAGCTGCCCTGGTGGATCCGGGTGGCGGTCGAATTCCGCCATCCCAGCTGGCACGACGACGCCGTGTACGCGCTGCTCGAACGGCACCAGGCCGCCTACACCGTCATGAGCGGAGCTGGTCTCCCCTGCGTTCTGCGGGCGACCGCGCCATTTGTGTACGCGCGGCTGCATGGCCCGGATCATGGGCACCTGTATGCCGGCTCGTACTCGGACGCGGACCTGGGCTGGTGGGCGGACCGGATCCGGGAATGGCATGGCTCCGGCAAGGACGTGTACGTCTACTTCAATAACGACGGCGGCGGGAACGCTGTGCGGAACGCCGCGACTCTGCGGTCATCAGTGAACCGCTGA
- a CDS encoding DUF2306 domain-containing protein, with protein sequence MAEKISTARPRLVRPTAVAIGLLVAIVLVSAAVRIAVDWPNILAGTEPTENDFARRYVAHPWLAYVHIAPGLVYLLGAPLQLSRRFRTRHYNFHRRLGRVLLTCALISGLFALFFGVPYAWAGAPEAVATVVFGCWFLVCLVLAFRAIRGDDVRQHRRWMIRAFAVAIGIGTIRIWVGIFEGVEQATSGGTSPGEPDPTMFGIAFWLAFTMHVAVGEWWLRRTPALTG encoded by the coding sequence GTGGCTGAGAAAATCTCGACCGCAAGGCCGCGGCTCGTGAGACCTACTGCGGTGGCGATCGGCCTACTGGTCGCCATCGTCCTGGTGTCCGCGGCGGTTCGGATCGCCGTCGACTGGCCGAACATCCTCGCGGGCACCGAGCCCACCGAGAACGACTTCGCTAGGCGGTACGTCGCCCACCCCTGGCTGGCATACGTTCACATAGCACCGGGACTCGTCTACCTGCTGGGCGCACCGCTGCAGCTGTCGCGGCGGTTCCGCACCCGGCACTACAACTTTCATCGGCGGCTCGGTCGGGTCCTGCTTACCTGCGCGCTGATCTCCGGACTCTTCGCGCTCTTCTTCGGCGTGCCGTATGCCTGGGCGGGAGCGCCTGAAGCGGTCGCGACGGTCGTGTTCGGCTGCTGGTTCCTTGTGTGCCTCGTGCTCGCGTTCCGGGCCATCCGGGGTGATGACGTACGGCAACACCGGCGCTGGATGATTCGCGCATTCGCCGTCGCCATCGGTATCGGAACCATCAGGATCTGGGTGGGTATCTTCGAGGGTGTGGAGCAGGCAACCTCCGGCGGGACATCGCCGGGCGAACCTGACCCGACGATGTTCGGCATAGCGTTCTGGCTAGCGTTCACTATGCACGTCGCCGTCGGGGAATGGTGGCTGCGCCGTACACCCGCCCTCACCGGATGA
- a CDS encoding TfoX/Sxy family protein codes for MSAAQSPLREALAQRVRGILSSQQDVREKSMFGVLSFMVDGRLAVAAGKDGSLLVRTDPADYDDLLKRGGEPAYMSKDRLMGPGWLTVPSARLEGDEELEWWVGVGLASKSSGS; via the coding sequence TTGAGCGCCGCCCAGAGCCCTCTTCGTGAGGCGCTCGCCCAGAGGGTCCGCGGCATATTGAGCTCCCAGCAGGACGTGCGGGAGAAAAGCATGTTCGGTGTCCTGTCCTTCATGGTGGATGGCCGGTTGGCGGTCGCGGCCGGCAAGGACGGGAGCCTGCTGGTGCGCACCGATCCTGCAGACTACGACGACCTCCTCAAGCGAGGAGGCGAGCCCGCCTACATGAGCAAGGACCGGCTGATGGGCCCGGGCTGGCTCACCGTGCCAAGCGCCCGGCTGGAAGGCGACGAAGAGCTTGAGTGGTGGGTCGGCGTCGGTCTCGCATCTAAAAGCAGCGGAAGCTGA
- a CDS encoding M20/M25/M40 family metallo-hydrolase yields MRALRLWAVMATWAMVVFGIAACSPAFPLSPDQALDASTIKQELADQDYEAHLQALQDIADANDGNRAAGTSGYEESAQYVEEVLREAGYEPVRQPFTFRKGRDDEEVQSFNILADTGGNEKHTIVVGGHLDSVDEGPGINDNGSGIAAMLEVARWIAASDTPPANRVRFAFWGAEEQGLEGSDHYVDELSGSERDQTALNLNVDMAASPNGGRFVHDGDGSDFGDDLPEGSAQIERVFLEYFSAVGQDVEPTFFDGGSDYAAFEEEGIPVGGLFSGDVGVKTPAEVEAFGGEAGSAHDPCYHRNCDTIDNVDLDLLADMAGALAYATWAFAVASPADD; encoded by the coding sequence ATGCGAGCGCTTCGCCTCTGGGCGGTCATGGCCACATGGGCCATGGTGGTGTTCGGGATAGCCGCTTGCTCGCCGGCGTTTCCGCTGTCTCCCGACCAGGCGCTGGACGCGAGCACGATTAAACAGGAACTGGCCGACCAGGACTATGAGGCACACCTGCAGGCGCTGCAGGACATTGCCGATGCCAACGACGGGAACCGCGCGGCCGGCACCTCAGGGTACGAAGAATCCGCACAGTACGTCGAGGAAGTTCTCCGCGAGGCGGGGTACGAGCCCGTCCGGCAGCCCTTCACCTTCCGGAAGGGACGCGACGACGAGGAGGTCCAGTCCTTCAACATCCTGGCCGACACCGGAGGCAACGAGAAGCACACGATTGTCGTGGGCGGCCACCTCGACTCGGTGGACGAGGGCCCCGGGATCAACGACAACGGTAGCGGCATCGCGGCGATGCTTGAGGTTGCCCGGTGGATTGCTGCCTCGGACACACCCCCGGCCAACCGCGTCCGGTTCGCGTTCTGGGGGGCGGAGGAGCAAGGTCTTGAAGGGTCCGATCACTACGTCGATGAGCTGTCCGGCAGCGAGAGGGACCAGACGGCACTGAACCTGAACGTGGACATGGCGGCTTCCCCGAACGGTGGGCGGTTTGTGCACGACGGCGATGGGTCGGACTTCGGCGACGATCTCCCCGAGGGTTCGGCCCAGATTGAGAGGGTCTTCCTCGAGTACTTTTCGGCCGTGGGTCAGGACGTTGAACCCACATTCTTCGACGGCGGTTCCGATTACGCCGCCTTCGAGGAAGAGGGCATTCCCGTAGGCGGCCTGTTCTCCGGCGACGTCGGGGTCAAGACACCTGCAGAAGTCGAGGCGTTCGGCGGGGAAGCGGGGTCTGCCCACGACCCGTGCTATCACCGGAACTGCGACACCATCGACAACGTGGACCTGGATCTGCTGGCCGACATGGCGGGAGCGCTTGCCTACGCGACGTGGGCGTTCGCGGTTGCCTCCCCGGCAGACGATTGA
- a CDS encoding cellulase-like family protein: MNERYLGSGTIDSTNSGLTGPMPEHLPDRLTVCLWDFSWYTRAEEGGPYADLDAACAETAALGFNAIRICAAPLLLFGDLGLGGLSRSLEIEGLGAAPGGGFYGQRTRWYDTPGGYTVNLQDRLLELFESAARHGLVVVLASWEYQQSPAFARSEEWFRAIDRVPLEDRYAVLTAAWDRLIGAVTEAGHRERIALVELHNEVDFSILPALHDGGSEAVVRLQEQHTDLLVTASFGKPPHLTMHELPDVLGAAQFHIYSYGVLDALQKRIDIRSERSAGFPNAELQALLMQDAPTPAEYGRPAEWKYEATVVTDQMVYGYDWVDPDAWDTWLYNEYGAYREVMRREIESRVIAVAGWARWQQLPAVIGEGWIGYTPLNGTFEEGPIGRELAEHGIRTALEHGVWGMVLGSNAAPHHPMWSHRDWIQRTNAMILDYA; encoded by the coding sequence ATGAACGAGCGCTACCTCGGGTCAGGGACCATCGACTCCACCAATTCCGGTCTGACCGGCCCTATGCCCGAGCACCTGCCGGACCGGTTGACCGTCTGCCTCTGGGACTTTTCCTGGTACACCCGGGCCGAGGAGGGCGGACCCTATGCCGACCTCGACGCCGCCTGCGCCGAGACCGCGGCGCTCGGCTTCAACGCGATCCGCATCTGTGCGGCGCCGCTGCTGCTTTTCGGGGACTTGGGTTTGGGCGGGCTCTCGCGGTCGCTGGAGATTGAGGGCCTCGGCGCCGCTCCCGGCGGAGGGTTCTACGGGCAGCGCACCCGCTGGTATGACACCCCCGGCGGCTACACCGTGAACCTGCAGGACCGTCTCCTGGAGCTGTTCGAGTCGGCGGCGCGGCACGGTCTCGTCGTCGTGCTGGCAAGCTGGGAGTACCAGCAGAGTCCCGCGTTCGCGCGGTCCGAGGAGTGGTTCCGGGCTATCGACCGGGTGCCGCTGGAGGACCGGTATGCGGTGCTGACGGCCGCTTGGGACCGGCTCATCGGTGCAGTGACCGAGGCCGGCCACCGGGAACGGATTGCGCTGGTGGAGCTACACAATGAGGTGGACTTTTCGATCCTTCCGGCACTGCACGACGGCGGCAGCGAGGCGGTCGTGCGCCTGCAGGAACAGCATACGGACCTGCTGGTCACAGCCAGCTTCGGGAAGCCTCCGCACCTGACCATGCATGAGCTGCCGGACGTGCTCGGCGCCGCGCAGTTCCATATCTACAGCTACGGTGTGCTGGACGCGCTGCAGAAGCGGATCGATATCCGGTCCGAAAGGAGTGCGGGCTTCCCGAATGCCGAACTGCAGGCCCTGCTGATGCAAGACGCTCCCACTCCTGCCGAATACGGACGGCCCGCCGAATGGAAGTACGAAGCCACGGTGGTCACGGACCAGATGGTGTACGGGTACGACTGGGTAGACCCCGACGCCTGGGACACCTGGCTGTACAACGAATACGGCGCCTATCGGGAGGTTATGCGTCGGGAGATCGAGTCCAGGGTCATCGCGGTTGCCGGCTGGGCTCGCTGGCAGCAGCTTCCGGCAGTGATCGGTGAGGGGTGGATCGGCTACACGCCGCTGAACGGCACCTTCGAGGAGGGCCCGATCGGGAGGGAGTTGGCCGAGCACGGCATTCGCACCGCCCTGGAGCACGGCGTGTGGGGGATGGTTTTGGGGTCCAACGCGGCGCCGCATCATCCGATGTGGTCCCACAGGGACTGGATTCAGCGGACGAATGCCATGATCCTCGACTACGCATGA
- a CDS encoding cobalamin-independent methionine synthase II family protein, translated as MTLDRIHTTHAGSLPRTPELIQANAARSFAEDGFTLERTPEFEGLLTAAVTDLVQRQKDLGITIPGDGEYGKAMSNPVDYGAWWTYSFQRTAGLELTDFNPILAEPVRSEPGAVRLTSFADRRDWTRFADAYQDPDSGIQIGKNATAFPSATGPISYTGQDALASDIANLKAGLNAAGLSTGFITALSPGSASRIGNEYYATEEEFIYAWADVLREEYKAIVEAGLTVQIDDPSIAENWDQINPEPSVEDYQKFTQIRAEALNYAIRDLPEEQVRLHICWGSWHGPHTTDIEFKDIVDIVLGINAGSYSFEAANARHEHEWALWQDTRLPAGKVLVPGVVSHATNVVEHPELVAQRIERFASLVGRENVIASTDCGLGGRIHPQIAAAKLESLGRGAQLASERLFAKSGTLV; from the coding sequence ATGACACTTGACCGCATCCACACCACCCATGCCGGCTCGTTGCCGCGTACGCCTGAACTGATTCAGGCCAACGCTGCGCGGAGCTTCGCCGAGGATGGCTTCACCCTGGAGCGGACGCCCGAGTTCGAGGGCCTGCTCACCGCCGCCGTCACCGACCTGGTGCAGCGCCAGAAGGACCTGGGCATCACCATCCCCGGCGACGGAGAGTACGGCAAGGCAATGTCCAACCCGGTGGACTACGGAGCCTGGTGGACCTACAGCTTCCAGCGCACCGCGGGCCTGGAACTGACGGACTTCAACCCGATCCTCGCTGAGCCCGTGCGCAGCGAGCCGGGTGCGGTTCGGCTGACATCGTTTGCTGACCGTCGTGACTGGACCCGATTTGCAGATGCCTACCAGGATCCGGACAGCGGGATCCAGATCGGCAAGAATGCGACGGCGTTCCCGTCCGCTACCGGGCCGATCTCCTACACGGGGCAGGATGCGCTCGCCAGCGACATCGCGAACCTGAAGGCGGGCCTGAACGCTGCGGGTCTGTCCACCGGCTTCATCACGGCGCTGTCGCCGGGATCTGCCAGCCGAATCGGCAACGAGTACTACGCCACTGAGGAAGAGTTCATCTACGCGTGGGCTGACGTGCTGCGTGAGGAGTACAAGGCGATCGTCGAGGCGGGCCTGACCGTGCAGATTGACGATCCGTCGATCGCCGAGAACTGGGACCAGATCAACCCTGAGCCCAGCGTCGAGGACTACCAGAAGTTCACCCAAATCCGGGCAGAGGCGCTGAATTACGCCATTCGCGATCTGCCTGAGGAGCAGGTCCGCCTGCACATCTGCTGGGGATCCTGGCATGGACCGCACACCACGGACATCGAGTTCAAGGACATCGTGGACATCGTGCTGGGTATCAACGCAGGCTCGTACTCGTTCGAGGCTGCGAATGCCCGCCACGAACACGAGTGGGCGCTGTGGCAGGACACGAGGCTCCCGGCGGGCAAGGTGTTGGTTCCCGGCGTCGTTTCCCACGCGACCAACGTCGTCGAGCACCCCGAGCTGGTGGCCCAGCGCATCGAGCGGTTTGCCTCGCTGGTCGGTCGCGAGAATGTCATCGCCTCCACCGACTGCGGTCTGGGCGGCAGGATCCACCCGCAAATCGCGGCCGCGAAGCTGGAGTCCCTTGGACGAGGTGCGCAGCTTGCGTCGGAGCGTCTGTTCGCGAAGTCGGGGACGCTGGTCTAG
- a CDS encoding YitT family protein produces the protein MVLSRILIGSGSIQTSSAPVATPVRHSKLEDVLGLLVGTFIVSLGLFLLNSSSAVTGGTAGLALLLNYGIPVPFGVLFLAINLPFFLLAIRGKGWSFAFRSGLAILLVSAFSYLHPAVVDLPAMNTWYAVLAGNALCGVGVLILFRHNSSLGGFNIAALILQERFGLRAGYVLMCLDAAVVLGSMLVVPPLNALVSAVGVVLLNLILALNHRPGRYLGA, from the coding sequence ATGGTACTTTCGCGCATTTTGATAGGGAGCGGTTCCATCCAAACAAGTAGTGCCCCAGTGGCCACGCCGGTCAGGCACAGCAAGCTCGAAGATGTCCTCGGGTTGCTGGTTGGCACCTTTATCGTTTCCCTCGGACTCTTCCTTCTCAACAGCTCCTCGGCCGTGACAGGCGGAACGGCGGGTCTGGCACTCCTCCTCAACTACGGCATCCCGGTTCCGTTCGGCGTGCTGTTCCTGGCCATCAACCTGCCGTTCTTTCTGCTTGCGATCCGCGGGAAGGGGTGGAGCTTCGCATTCAGAAGCGGGCTGGCCATCCTCCTGGTTTCGGCCTTCTCCTATCTGCATCCGGCCGTCGTCGACCTGCCCGCAATGAACACCTGGTACGCGGTGCTTGCCGGCAATGCGCTGTGCGGGGTGGGCGTGCTCATCCTGTTCCGCCACAACTCGAGTCTGGGTGGCTTCAACATCGCCGCGCTCATCCTGCAGGAGCGGTTTGGCCTGCGCGCGGGGTACGTGCTGATGTGCCTGGATGCCGCCGTCGTGCTGGGATCCATGCTTGTTGTCCCTCCGCTGAATGCGCTGGTGTCAGCGGTCGGAGTGGTCCTGCTGAACCTCATCCTCGCTTTGAACCATCGCCCGGGCCGGTACCTGGGGGCGTAG
- a CDS encoding response regulator transcription factor, with protein sequence MTSDTWGSMMAHLPLLRRFDGSRVRALVVDDEPALSEVMSSVLRLSGWDVTVAADGLSAVQLAQRFRPDVLVLDVMLPGLDGVEVLRKIRDHDPNIAALFLTAKGRVEDRITGLTAGGDDYVTKPFSLEEVVLRLHRLVQRSGITAADNVRLVVGDLSMNLDTREVNRAGQDIQLTATQFNLLRFLMENSRHVLSKSQIMDHVWDHGFDGQLNVVELNISYLRKKIDMGREPMIHTVRGAGYVLKPAKESHGDSGG encoded by the coding sequence ATGACCTCGGACACGTGGGGCTCGATGATGGCGCACTTGCCACTATTGCGGCGCTTCGATGGGTCTCGGGTGCGAGCTTTGGTGGTCGATGATGAGCCTGCGCTCTCTGAGGTGATGAGCTCGGTACTCAGACTGTCGGGATGGGACGTTACGGTGGCAGCGGACGGCCTTTCTGCTGTTCAACTTGCCCAGCGGTTCCGCCCGGATGTTCTGGTGCTGGACGTGATGCTTCCTGGGCTGGACGGTGTTGAAGTCCTACGCAAGATTCGGGACCACGATCCCAACATTGCCGCGCTTTTCCTGACCGCGAAGGGGCGCGTGGAGGACCGAATCACCGGCCTCACTGCAGGAGGCGACGATTACGTCACGAAACCCTTCAGCCTGGAGGAAGTCGTCCTGCGCTTACACAGGCTGGTTCAACGCTCAGGGATCACCGCCGCTGACAACGTCAGGCTGGTAGTTGGTGACCTATCCATGAATCTGGATACGCGTGAAGTCAACCGTGCCGGCCAGGACATTCAGCTAACAGCAACCCAGTTCAACCTACTCCGTTTCCTCATGGAGAACTCCCGGCACGTCCTGAGCAAGAGCCAGATCATGGACCATGTCTGGGACCACGGCTTTGACGGCCAACTGAACGTCGTCGAACTGAACATCTCTTACCTGCGGAAGAAGATCGATATGGGCCGCGAACCCATGATTCATACCGTGCGCGGCGCCGGATACGTACTCAAGCCAGCAAAGGAAAGTCATGGAGACTCCGGCGGCTGA